Proteins encoded within one genomic window of Corynebacterium aurimucosum:
- a CDS encoding quaternary amine ABC transporter ATP-binding protein, whose protein sequence is MAAITAKNLYKVFGKHAKRGVESLKNGSTREDLREQGLTAAVIDASFEVEPGEIFVVMGLSGSGKSTLIRMINGLWDATSGEIFIGDQNLAAMSEEELRAVRRDRISMVFQSFALLPHRTVGENAAYGLEIKGVGKQEREAKAEEALAMVGLEGWADSMPDELSGGMQQRVGLARALAADTDILLMDEAFSALDPLIRKDMQDQLIDLQASLNKTIVFITHDLNEAMRIGDHIAMMRDGRVEQIGTAEEILQNPANNYVADFVKDVDRSRVLNAENIVERPQNTLNASQGPLTAQKLLRESQNSWLVVLNADRTPAGVVWEEDIAKAVRNGNSELPLDSSTTHIVHEGQNIAELFGYAADTTTPLLVVDGNGKFTGVIPRVTLLSAASSDIDTTGEEN, encoded by the coding sequence ATGGCAGCGATTACTGCCAAGAATCTGTACAAGGTCTTTGGCAAACATGCCAAGAGAGGGGTGGAATCCCTCAAGAATGGGTCTACTCGTGAAGATCTCCGCGAGCAGGGCCTCACCGCCGCGGTGATTGATGCCAGCTTTGAGGTTGAACCGGGGGAGATCTTCGTTGTTATGGGCCTGTCGGGCTCCGGAAAGTCCACGCTCATCCGAATGATCAACGGTCTGTGGGATGCCACCTCAGGCGAGATTTTCATTGGCGACCAAAACTTAGCAGCCATGTCGGAAGAGGAGCTACGCGCTGTAAGACGCGACCGTATCTCCATGGTCTTCCAGTCCTTCGCTTTGCTACCCCACCGCACTGTCGGTGAGAACGCGGCGTATGGGCTGGAAATCAAGGGCGTCGGAAAGCAAGAGCGTGAGGCCAAGGCAGAAGAAGCCTTGGCCATGGTGGGGCTCGAAGGCTGGGCTGATTCCATGCCAGACGAGCTCTCTGGCGGCATGCAGCAGCGTGTGGGCCTCGCCCGTGCGCTGGCAGCAGATACAGACATCCTGCTCATGGATGAGGCGTTCTCCGCATTGGACCCGCTCATCCGCAAGGACATGCAGGATCAGCTCATCGACCTGCAGGCTTCCCTCAACAAGACCATCGTCTTTATTACCCACGATCTCAATGAAGCCATGCGCATCGGTGACCACATCGCCATGATGCGCGACGGCCGGGTGGAACAAATTGGTACCGCCGAAGAGATTTTGCAAAACCCCGCCAATAATTACGTGGCCGACTTCGTCAAGGATGTTGACCGCTCCCGCGTACTCAATGCGGAGAATATCGTCGAACGCCCACAGAACACCCTAAACGCGAGCCAAGGCCCGCTCACCGCGCAAAAGCTACTGCGGGAATCTCAAAACTCCTGGCTCGTGGTGCTCAATGCCGACCGCACACCAGCCGGCGTGGTCTGGGAAGAGGACATCGCCAAGGCGGTGCGCAACGGCAACAGCGAGCTGCCGCTGGATTCCAGCACCACGCACATTGTCCATGAGGGCCAGAACATTGCGGAGCTCTTCGGATATGCCGCCGACACCACGACCCCTCTGCTCGTTGTCGACGGCAACGGCAAGTTCACCGGTGTTATTCCGCGCGTGACTCTCTTGTCCGCCGCATCGAGTGACATCGACACCACTGGAGAGGAGAACTAA
- a CDS encoding helix-turn-helix domain-containing protein, translated as MHEQRWHDIVAEVQGTIPRLVEDFLTAFSRSGRYGDSLVSEDELRLTAFEVLARISDVLVGAMDEEELRAHAQSLGRRRAHQGVELATLIDAIQLDFTVLWEHLRRAAGADQEVLIDHVTQLHSVVTMYNLVVRDAYRLEEARGQHDVHRAHARHLERLFAAESLGTLGIAEITRALNLDADCHFDVVVAHPTAAVELRALLHEPISSGKAFGHGVRGMFVAFWPSEQCPISHSTGRRTKELADISGVLFRNATGLAGARAAAHQAPHIFDATGPLNQLTEAPDALWAVAGDALADFTASAMTELTQVIAELRLHHAPLYLTITTYLDCGSIKDSAEALHCHRNTVLNRLRHVNELTGLDITRPKDAARALLALHRTAR; from the coding sequence ATGCACGAACAACGCTGGCACGATATCGTTGCGGAGGTCCAGGGCACCATCCCCCGGCTGGTGGAGGATTTCCTCACCGCCTTTAGCCGCTCAGGGCGCTATGGCGACTCACTAGTAAGCGAGGACGAGCTGCGCCTTACAGCTTTTGAGGTCCTCGCTCGCATCTCCGATGTGCTGGTCGGCGCGATGGATGAGGAGGAGCTGCGCGCCCACGCGCAGAGCCTGGGTCGGCGGCGCGCACACCAGGGCGTGGAATTAGCAACGCTGATCGACGCCATCCAGCTCGACTTCACGGTCCTCTGGGAGCATTTACGCCGGGCCGCCGGCGCGGACCAGGAAGTGCTCATCGACCACGTGACCCAGCTGCATTCCGTTGTGACGATGTACAACCTGGTGGTACGCGACGCCTACCGCCTAGAAGAAGCGCGCGGGCAGCACGACGTGCACCGCGCCCACGCCCGACATTTGGAAAGGCTCTTTGCGGCCGAATCACTGGGCACGCTCGGCATTGCGGAAATCACCCGCGCGCTCAACCTGGATGCCGATTGCCACTTCGATGTCGTGGTGGCCCATCCCACTGCGGCGGTGGAGTTGCGCGCGCTTCTCCACGAACCCATCTCCTCCGGCAAGGCCTTCGGCCACGGTGTGCGCGGGATGTTTGTGGCCTTTTGGCCCAGTGAACAGTGCCCCATCAGCCATTCCACAGGACGCAGGACCAAAGAGTTGGCAGATATTTCCGGGGTGCTCTTTCGCAACGCCACCGGACTAGCCGGAGCGCGCGCGGCTGCGCATCAGGCACCACACATCTTCGACGCCACCGGGCCGCTGAACCAACTCACCGAAGCGCCCGATGCACTCTGGGCCGTCGCCGGGGATGCCCTCGCAGACTTCACCGCCAGCGCCATGACGGAGCTCACGCAGGTCATCGCCGAGTTACGGCTTCACCACGCGCCGCTCTACCTGACCATCACCACCTACCTGGACTGCGGGTCCATCAAGGATTCCGCGGAAGCGCTGCACTGCCACCGCAATACCGTGCTCAACCGCCTACGCCACGTCAACGAACTCACCGGTCTTGACATCACTCGCCCAAAGGATGCCGCGCGAGCTTTGCTAGCACTCCATCGCACTGCCCGATAG
- a CDS encoding MFS transporter: MTTHAAPAASAQSGAEEIKVDSKDVFRIASSAFVGTALEWYDFFLFGTAAALVFNELFFSGMSGTGATLASFATFGVGFLARPLGAVIFGQIGDKMGRRPALIISIVVIGVATGVIGLLPTFDSIGIWAPITLVILRLLQGVAVGGEWGGATTMAIEHAPAEKRGRYAAFVQIGSPAGTLLSSGAFALVLMLDDDAVSSWGWRVPFLIAFPFLAVALWIRSKAEESPVYKALEEEAEADEAAHQGSLKELFTQHFPQLCLASAAAFLGIGGFFVMSTYVLSYATTTLDFERQTVVNATLLGAVCQIFINIIFGRIGEKIGPGRVIGYGALATAIMAWPLWAMIDTGNAVLLTLSVCIGLSLVTITYSVSGVLLSEIFPANVRYSGVAISANIASAVSGLLPFLATALNASNETPSSTPGIIILAATALITAFGGFAGERHRREDDVTIVD; the protein is encoded by the coding sequence ATGACTACCCATGCAGCGCCGGCCGCCTCGGCCCAATCCGGCGCCGAGGAAATCAAGGTCGACTCAAAGGACGTCTTCCGCATCGCCAGTTCCGCATTCGTCGGCACAGCCCTCGAATGGTATGACTTCTTCCTCTTCGGCACCGCCGCCGCGCTCGTCTTCAACGAACTCTTCTTCTCTGGAATGTCGGGCACCGGCGCCACCCTCGCCTCCTTCGCCACTTTCGGCGTAGGCTTCCTCGCCCGCCCACTCGGCGCGGTTATTTTCGGGCAAATTGGCGATAAGATGGGGCGCCGACCAGCCCTTATCATCTCCATCGTCGTTATCGGAGTAGCCACCGGAGTCATTGGCCTCCTGCCCACCTTTGACAGCATTGGCATCTGGGCACCTATCACTCTGGTCATCCTGCGTCTGCTCCAGGGAGTCGCCGTCGGCGGCGAATGGGGTGGTGCAACAACCATGGCTATCGAACACGCGCCGGCAGAAAAGCGCGGCCGTTACGCAGCCTTCGTGCAAATCGGCTCCCCCGCCGGTACGTTGCTCTCCTCCGGCGCCTTCGCGCTTGTACTCATGCTCGATGATGACGCGGTGAGCTCATGGGGCTGGCGCGTTCCCTTCCTCATCGCCTTCCCCTTCCTGGCAGTAGCACTGTGGATTCGCTCGAAGGCTGAGGAATCCCCGGTGTACAAAGCACTCGAAGAGGAGGCCGAGGCAGACGAAGCCGCGCACCAAGGCTCTCTGAAGGAGCTTTTCACACAACACTTCCCACAACTATGCCTCGCCTCTGCGGCAGCCTTCCTAGGCATCGGCGGGTTCTTCGTCATGAGCACCTACGTCCTCTCCTATGCCACAACCACGCTGGATTTCGAGCGCCAGACCGTCGTGAACGCCACCCTCCTCGGCGCTGTGTGCCAAATCTTCATCAACATCATCTTCGGCCGCATCGGCGAAAAGATTGGCCCGGGTCGTGTGATCGGATACGGCGCACTTGCCACCGCCATCATGGCGTGGCCCCTGTGGGCGATGATCGATACCGGCAATGCCGTACTACTCACGCTCTCTGTCTGCATTGGACTATCCCTGGTTACGATCACCTATTCCGTGTCGGGCGTCCTACTCTCAGAGATCTTCCCCGCCAACGTCCGCTATTCCGGGGTGGCCATCTCCGCCAATATCGCGTCCGCAGTCTCTGGCTTGCTGCCATTCCTCGCCACAGCTTTGAACGCTTCCAATGAAACGCCCAGCTCGACGCCAGGAATCATCATCCTGGCCGCCACCGCGCTCATTACAGCCTTCGGTGGCTTCGCCGGCGAAAGGCACCGCCGCGAGGACGACGTCACCATCGTCGACTAA
- the mmuM gene encoding homocysteine S-methyltransferase — MALCDAPMLVDGGLGTHLEAQGHDISGPLWSARVLRENPALIESAHVDFFAAGAQVATAASYQVTFDVLGEEAEKLLRRSVAVAREAVRVVVDKRTAHGDLLVAASIGPYGAGPGKGTDYDGAYDLRRGELQRWHARRIAVLADTDADFLLAETIPNVEETAALLELLEEQPKPFALSITGAIAADPEKLSRVIELANQSPRLGVLGVNCVDPSRACAVVKQLRSGTDKPLLACPNSGENWDHGACDWRPAPVGAMGLTEAAATMHAAGVSLLGGCCRVGPAEIRQLRRSIRFDGK, encoded by the coding sequence ATGGCACTGTGTGATGCGCCGATGCTTGTCGACGGCGGCCTCGGAACCCACCTTGAAGCCCAGGGGCATGACATCTCTGGCCCGCTGTGGTCGGCGCGGGTGTTGCGGGAGAACCCCGCGCTCATTGAGTCTGCGCACGTGGACTTCTTCGCCGCCGGCGCGCAGGTTGCTACCGCGGCCTCCTACCAAGTCACCTTCGATGTGCTTGGTGAAGAAGCGGAGAAGCTTCTACGCCGCAGCGTCGCAGTGGCCCGTGAGGCAGTGCGAGTGGTCGTCGACAAGCGCACTGCCCATGGTGATCTGCTGGTCGCTGCATCCATCGGCCCCTATGGCGCGGGTCCGGGGAAGGGGACGGACTATGACGGCGCTTATGATCTGCGTCGCGGTGAGCTACAGCGCTGGCATGCCCGCAGGATAGCGGTACTCGCGGATACTGATGCCGACTTCCTCCTTGCGGAGACCATTCCCAACGTCGAGGAGACGGCCGCATTGCTCGAGCTCCTTGAGGAGCAGCCTAAGCCCTTCGCACTGAGTATTACCGGCGCCATCGCGGCGGACCCCGAGAAGCTCTCGCGGGTTATTGAGCTTGCCAACCAGTCGCCGCGGCTGGGAGTCCTGGGCGTAAATTGCGTCGACCCATCACGGGCATGCGCGGTGGTGAAGCAACTGCGAAGCGGCACCGATAAGCCGCTTCTGGCCTGCCCCAACAGCGGGGAGAACTGGGACCACGGCGCTTGCGACTGGCGTCCTGCTCCCGTCGGTGCGATGGGATTGACTGAGGCGGCAGCAACAATGCACGCGGCTGGGGTCAGCCTTCTGGGCGGCTGCTGCCGCGTGGGGCCCGCTGAGATTCGGCAGCTGCGTCGATCGATCCGTTTTGACGGCAAATAG
- a CDS encoding alpha/beta hydrolase, translating into MRIPTVAPEATRPPATTAPAQLRELRHIQDNVWELKAYSPAMDRVITNDIILPLGGLENTQPRPTYYLLGGAGGGEDALWWDGGGASEFFRDKHVNVVSPRGAYGSMMSDWAQPHDTHGKYKWATYLTKELPQLIDAKFHGNGRDGIAGVSNSGGPALELATFDPRFKVAGSFSGCPSTTGILAQSFAWVSAAFYGTDPARSFGAPWDPAWAQHSPVLNLDHQKGRKTFVIVSRGGPADFDVDIEDSPLPALGLNERLDYWCSSFYAKRATAAGVDLDYYELPAGRHTWGLFRRELAISWATVGPALGVD; encoded by the coding sequence GTGAGAATCCCGACGGTCGCACCAGAAGCTACGCGCCCACCCGCGACCACCGCACCGGCACAACTGCGCGAGCTGCGGCATATCCAAGACAACGTGTGGGAGCTTAAGGCCTATTCACCGGCCATGGACCGCGTTATCACTAACGACATCATTCTTCCTCTGGGAGGATTAGAGAATACTCAGCCTCGCCCGACCTATTACCTGCTGGGCGGCGCCGGCGGAGGCGAGGACGCACTGTGGTGGGACGGTGGCGGAGCTTCCGAGTTCTTCCGCGACAAGCACGTGAATGTCGTATCACCCCGCGGTGCTTATGGCTCGATGATGTCCGACTGGGCGCAGCCCCATGACACCCACGGAAAATACAAGTGGGCCACCTATCTGACCAAGGAACTCCCGCAGCTTATCGACGCCAAGTTTCACGGCAACGGCCGCGACGGCATCGCGGGCGTGAGCAACTCGGGCGGCCCAGCGCTGGAGCTTGCCACTTTTGATCCGCGGTTCAAGGTTGCTGGTTCCTTCTCCGGCTGCCCTTCGACCACAGGTATCCTCGCGCAGTCCTTCGCATGGGTAAGCGCGGCTTTCTACGGTACGGACCCAGCTCGTTCTTTCGGCGCGCCATGGGATCCGGCATGGGCGCAGCACTCGCCGGTTCTCAACCTCGATCACCAAAAGGGGCGGAAGACCTTTGTCATCGTCTCCCGCGGCGGCCCGGCAGACTTTGATGTCGATATTGAGGACTCACCGCTCCCAGCCTTGGGACTCAACGAACGCTTGGATTACTGGTGCAGTTCCTTTTACGCCAAGCGTGCCACCGCCGCTGGCGTTGATCTTGACTACTACGAGCTTCCGGCCGGGCGCCACACGTGGGGGCTCTTCCGCCGGGAGCTAGCCATCAGTTGGGCCACGGTGGGCCCGGCACTCGGCGTGGACTAG
- a CDS encoding cation transporter, which yields MAIWKIVTGAVPEPLTLSGTAVAAMLINLLCAVLLLQLRHGSALTRGAWLAARNDVAANILILGAGLLMLAWASLWPDIVVGLIIGTINLRAAAEVFEQARSEDPEIEEE from the coding sequence ATGGCCATATGGAAGATCGTCACTGGCGCCGTGCCCGAGCCGCTCACGCTTTCCGGCACGGCCGTAGCCGCCATGCTCATCAATCTGCTCTGCGCGGTGTTATTGCTGCAACTGCGTCACGGCAGCGCGCTCACGCGCGGTGCTTGGTTGGCCGCGCGCAACGATGTTGCCGCCAACATTCTCATTCTTGGCGCCGGCCTTCTCATGCTGGCATGGGCAAGCCTGTGGCCGGATATCGTAGTCGGCCTCATCATCGGCACCATTAATCTGCGCGCCGCGGCAGAGGTCTTCGAGCAAGCCCGTTCGGAAGACCCGGAGATCGAAGAAGAATGA
- a CDS encoding glycine betaine ABC transporter substrate-binding protein, which translates to MLKNKIVAAVSVAALACGLASCSSAGEDKTLTLGYMPAWTDTVSGANLLKEQFTEAGYDVELEELSDAAVFYTALDNGDIDIFPLAWSERTHKKYMDQYGENLEDLGIGYDKAESFFAVPTYMDDVNSISDLKGQADRFGGKIVGIEPGAGLTELSSNTVDAYGLEDEGYTLATSSTPAMLAELENAIDNQEDIVVTLWSPFWANSQYDIKRLEDPEGSMGEPENMHWLARKGFSEQFPDVADYLGNLTLDQEQYESLENLIVNEYEDGDEDKAVQEWLGTHGDALPKLNDA; encoded by the coding sequence ATGTTGAAAAACAAGATAGTGGCCGCCGTTTCTGTTGCTGCTTTAGCGTGTGGTTTGGCCTCCTGCTCTTCCGCGGGCGAGGATAAGACTCTTACCCTCGGCTACATGCCTGCGTGGACCGATACGGTATCCGGGGCCAACCTCCTCAAAGAACAATTCACCGAAGCAGGTTATGACGTAGAGCTCGAAGAGCTCTCCGACGCCGCCGTGTTCTACACCGCACTCGATAACGGTGACATTGATATCTTCCCGCTGGCATGGAGCGAGCGTACTCATAAGAAATACATGGACCAGTACGGCGAGAACCTCGAAGACTTGGGAATTGGGTACGACAAGGCCGAAAGCTTCTTCGCGGTTCCCACCTATATGGACGATGTCAATTCCATCTCTGATCTCAAGGGGCAGGCGGATCGCTTCGGCGGGAAAATCGTCGGAATTGAACCCGGTGCAGGCCTGACTGAGCTGTCCTCCAACACCGTCGATGCTTATGGCTTGGAGGATGAAGGCTACACGTTGGCAACCTCCTCCACCCCAGCGATGCTGGCTGAGCTAGAAAATGCCATCGACAATCAAGAGGACATCGTCGTCACCCTCTGGAGCCCTTTCTGGGCCAACAGCCAGTACGACATCAAGCGCCTAGAGGATCCGGAAGGTTCCATGGGAGAGCCAGAGAACATGCACTGGCTCGCACGCAAGGGCTTTAGCGAGCAGTTTCCCGACGTCGCCGACTACCTCGGAAACCTCACTTTGGATCAGGAGCAGTACGAGTCCCTCGAAAACCTCATCGTCAACGAGTACGAGGATGGCGACGAAGACAAAGCCGTCCAAGAGTGGCTCGGTACCCATGGCGATGCTTTGCCCAAGCTCAATGACGCTTAA
- a CDS encoding gluconokinase has protein sequence MMHKHVVIMGVSSCGKSTVGELLAQHTGLPFQDGDDMHPAANIEKMASGQALDDDDRKPWLESIGRFLADQEGGAIVGCSALKHSYRELIRTAAPDTVFVHLHGSYELLKERMSQRSGHFMPVSLLDSQFETLEELRPEEAGVMLDVSATPEELAAAAAEYLRA, from the coding sequence ATGATGCACAAGCACGTTGTGATCATGGGAGTCTCAAGCTGCGGTAAGTCCACGGTCGGGGAGTTGCTGGCGCAGCACACCGGCCTTCCCTTCCAGGACGGGGATGACATGCACCCGGCAGCGAACATCGAAAAGATGGCCTCGGGACAGGCGCTTGACGACGATGACCGGAAACCCTGGCTCGAATCCATCGGCCGCTTCCTCGCAGACCAAGAAGGTGGCGCCATCGTTGGTTGCTCCGCGCTCAAGCATTCCTACCGCGAACTCATTCGCACCGCAGCGCCAGATACGGTTTTCGTGCACTTGCACGGCTCCTATGAGCTGCTCAAAGAGCGCATGAGCCAACGCTCCGGACACTTTATGCCTGTATCCCTGCTTGATTCGCAGTTCGAGACCTTGGAGGAACTGCGCCCAGAGGAAGCAGGAGTGATGCTCGATGTCAGCGCTACACCGGAGGAACTTGCCGCCGCGGCGGCCGAGTACTTGCGGGCTTAG
- a CDS encoding GntP family permease encodes MDTWEPTLGTGPLLGIAVAAIAVILILVIHFKVHAFVTLVTVSALTALAAGIPLDGVVPTMTSGFGSTLGSVALLVGLGAMIGRLAETSGGAKTLADALVKLFGENKAPLALGVASLIMGFPIFFDAGLIVMLPVIFAVAKRLDGPVLAYGIPAAGAFSVMHVFVPPHPGPVAAGEFFSADLGLILIFGLLIALPTWYLSGYRFGLHLGKKYPYRLEEAITGALVSDAELPDRPASPASVISILLIPMLLIFGNTGLTTLGTAGVVDPSATWVRFFIFLGQTPIALIITTLAAMAVLGLRRGEGKSAIEKTMESALGPICSVILITGAGGMFGGVLRTSGIGDALADSMSGLGIPVILACYLIAVALRLAQGSATVALTTAAALMAPAVEAGGFSEIQLVLITLATAAGSVFGSHVNDSGFWLVGRLMGMDVSTTLRTWTVNQALISSIGFGIVLIFYGAAALL; translated from the coding sequence ATGGACACTTGGGAGCCCACGCTGGGCACCGGACCTCTGTTAGGAATTGCGGTGGCGGCCATCGCCGTCATCCTCATCCTCGTCATCCACTTCAAGGTGCACGCCTTCGTCACCCTTGTCACGGTTTCCGCGCTCACCGCTTTGGCCGCCGGAATCCCGCTGGATGGCGTGGTTCCCACCATGACGAGTGGCTTCGGTTCGACTCTCGGCTCCGTGGCCTTGTTGGTGGGCTTGGGCGCCATGATCGGGCGCTTGGCAGAGACCTCCGGTGGCGCCAAAACGCTTGCCGACGCCCTCGTAAAACTCTTCGGCGAAAACAAGGCCCCCTTGGCGCTGGGCGTGGCCTCCCTCATCATGGGCTTCCCTATTTTCTTCGACGCGGGGCTCATTGTGATGCTGCCGGTCATCTTTGCCGTGGCCAAGCGCCTTGACGGCCCCGTCTTGGCCTACGGCATTCCGGCCGCCGGCGCTTTCTCCGTCATGCACGTCTTCGTGCCACCGCACCCGGGCCCAGTCGCGGCCGGTGAATTCTTCAGCGCGGACCTCGGCCTGATCCTTATCTTCGGCCTCCTCATCGCGTTGCCCACGTGGTATCTCTCCGGCTACCGCTTCGGTCTCCACTTGGGCAAGAAATACCCCTACCGCCTGGAGGAGGCCATAACCGGTGCGCTGGTCAGCGATGCCGAATTGCCGGATCGCCCGGCCTCCCCCGCTTCAGTAATCAGCATCCTGCTCATCCCCATGCTCCTCATCTTTGGCAATACCGGGTTGACTACCTTGGGCACAGCTGGCGTTGTCGATCCTTCCGCCACCTGGGTGCGCTTCTTCATCTTTCTGGGGCAAACGCCGATCGCGCTCATCATCACCACGCTTGCGGCGATGGCCGTGCTGGGCCTGCGCCGCGGGGAAGGCAAAAGCGCCATTGAGAAGACCATGGAGTCTGCGCTCGGCCCAATTTGCTCCGTCATCCTCATCACCGGTGCCGGAGGCATGTTCGGCGGGGTGCTGCGTACCAGCGGCATTGGTGATGCCCTCGCGGATTCTATGTCCGGCCTCGGCATCCCCGTTATCTTGGCCTGCTACCTCATCGCGGTCGCCCTGCGCCTGGCGCAAGGCTCAGCCACCGTTGCCCTCACCACGGCCGCCGCGCTCATGGCGCCTGCCGTCGAGGCTGGCGGCTTCAGCGAAATCCAACTGGTCCTCATTACGCTTGCCACCGCGGCTGGCTCGGTCTTTGGCAGCCACGTCAATGACTCGGGATTCTGGCTCGTGGGCCGACTCATGGGCATGGATGTGTCGACCACACTGCGGACGTGGACAGTAAACCAGGCACTCATTTCCTCTATTGGCTTCGGCATTGTCCTTATCTTCTACGGTGCTGCCGCGCTGCTCTAG
- a CDS encoding ABC transporter permease, which produces MDQNALPRIPVGDWVSDGIDWLTDNAAVLFDAFSAIMSFLIDGFSEVLLSVPGIIMLVILALLGWFFRSPKFAIGSALGFLLVMCMRQWDTMLETMSLVLIATLSATILAVPLGIWAAKSNTASAIIRPIMDFMQTMPAFVYLIPAVTFFSIGVVPGIFSTIIFALPPGVRMTELGIRQVDSETVEAGKSYGATNWQILKGIQLPLAVPTIMAGINQVIMLSLSMAVIAGMVGADGLGKEVVSAISTLDIAQGVEAGLAVVILAVFLDRLTAALGSLKNYPASILNLVRK; this is translated from the coding sequence ATGGATCAAAACGCATTGCCCCGCATCCCCGTGGGCGATTGGGTCTCGGACGGCATTGACTGGCTCACCGATAACGCCGCCGTGCTTTTCGACGCCTTCTCCGCCATCATGAGCTTCCTCATTGACGGTTTCTCAGAGGTGCTCCTCTCCGTCCCTGGCATCATCATGCTCGTCATCTTGGCGTTGTTGGGTTGGTTCTTCCGCTCGCCCAAGTTCGCCATCGGCTCCGCCCTGGGCTTTTTGCTGGTGATGTGCATGCGCCAATGGGACACCATGTTGGAGACCATGTCGCTGGTGCTCATTGCTACTTTGTCTGCCACCATCCTGGCGGTTCCACTGGGCATTTGGGCAGCAAAGTCGAACACTGCCAGCGCGATCATCCGCCCCATCATGGACTTCATGCAGACCATGCCGGCCTTTGTCTACCTCATTCCAGCGGTGACATTCTTCTCTATCGGCGTGGTCCCGGGCATTTTCTCCACCATCATCTTCGCGCTGCCTCCGGGTGTGCGCATGACCGAACTGGGCATCCGCCAGGTGGATAGCGAAACCGTAGAGGCCGGCAAGTCCTACGGTGCCACCAATTGGCAGATCCTCAAGGGCATCCAGCTCCCGCTGGCCGTGCCGACCATCATGGCCGGTATTAACCAGGTCATCATGCTCTCTCTGTCCATGGCAGTCATCGCCGGCATGGTGGGCGCGGACGGCCTGGGCAAGGAAGTGGTCTCCGCTATTTCCACCCTGGATATTGCTCAGGGCGTTGAAGCCGGACTCGCGGTGGTTATCTTGGCCGTCTTCCTTGACCGACTCACCGCGGCTCTGGGTTCGCTCAAGAACTACCCGGCCTCGATTCTGAACTTGGTGCGCAAATAG